One genomic segment of Catalinimonas alkaloidigena includes these proteins:
- a CDS encoding WD40/YVTN/BNR-like repeat-containing protein has translation MMKRFFKLSMLVLFASTLLNVKLIAQKLQPQQMEQLEFRHIGPVGNRVISVAGVPEDPMVYYVGAASGGIWKTTDGGLDWKPVFDDQSVHSIGALALAESDPEIIYAGTGESFIRSNVSIGEGVYKSTDGGENWEYLGLKETSRISRIVVHPENPDIVYVAALGHGFTPQKERGIYKSTDGGKTWENVLHVNDSTGASDLVMDPHNPRILFAGMWHLEIKPWTRTSGGPGGGIYRSLDAGASWEKLEGNGLPEGNVGKIALSMTAAKQGRLFALIETGDGVPLNGEPTNSGELWRSEDRGNSFSLINSNRNLGGRGAYYTRTKASPDNPNEIYFMAASFYTSIDGGATAHAIERQKAPNWDHHEMWIDPTDGNRQIVVGDGGLAISQNRGKSWFRMELPIAQLYHVTTDTEIPYNVLTNRQDGPSMKGPSRSRTKSFRGVFIPSGMWHDLGGGESGFATPDPSNPDIVWSSASGSGALGGVVVRYNEESRQFRQVEVWPENTAGSAAADVKYRFQWTFPLLVSSHDHNTVYVTSQFVHRTQNGGQSWEIISPDLTLNDKSKQQFSGGLTGDNIGVEYANVIYAFEESPLKEGLFWAGTNDGLIHVSRDNGENWENLTANVPDMPEYGAVRNIEASTHEEGTAYMTVDAHEMGDFRPYVYRTTDYGKSWEKITHGIEDSQLSYCRMIKEDPTRPGLLYLGTENALYVSLDNGGQWQSLMTNLPASPMYWMDIPEHFNDLVVGTYGRGIWILDDLTPIQQFTDEVAASDAHLFAPKDAYRFHPVTGIMQFFDEPTFGTDPPFGASLNYWLSEEMADTMKDSISLVITDQSGDTLRTMEHEGKAGFNRLWWDFNDNPTTELVMRTKPMYADWFPMEEDRTREAPLSPMSKLVPPGTYQVHLMIGDEVQTQTIKVLKDPNSEGTLEDIELQDELLTKIKQDIEDISLTVNKAEKIRRQLLDLKPLLSGDMEEVHLQLASVDSTVLVLENKMIQLKRTGTGQDGVRFPGMLLEKLSYLSSAVATADFRPANQHVEVYEELHARWEAVQGEWNTYMEGPMKELIDTLQDNEIGPLTVSR, from the coding sequence ATGATGAAACGCTTTTTCAAACTATCAATGCTGGTACTTTTCGCCAGCACATTACTCAATGTAAAGCTCATTGCCCAGAAACTCCAGCCTCAACAGATGGAGCAACTTGAGTTTCGCCACATCGGCCCGGTGGGTAACCGTGTTATTTCAGTAGCCGGAGTTCCCGAAGACCCAATGGTATACTATGTAGGCGCGGCATCCGGCGGTATCTGGAAAACCACTGATGGCGGCCTTGACTGGAAGCCTGTTTTTGACGATCAGTCGGTGCACTCCATCGGAGCGCTGGCTTTGGCTGAATCTGATCCCGAGATTATCTATGCGGGTACCGGAGAATCTTTTATCCGCTCCAATGTTTCTATAGGTGAAGGAGTATATAAATCTACTGACGGCGGGGAAAACTGGGAATATCTGGGTTTGAAAGAGACTTCAAGGATCAGCAGGATAGTGGTTCACCCTGAAAACCCGGACATTGTATATGTGGCTGCCCTGGGCCACGGTTTTACGCCACAAAAGGAAAGAGGGATTTATAAGAGTACGGACGGAGGAAAGACGTGGGAGAATGTACTCCATGTCAACGATAGCACCGGTGCTTCTGATCTGGTGATGGATCCTCATAATCCCCGCATCCTTTTTGCCGGCATGTGGCACCTGGAAATCAAACCCTGGACACGAACCAGTGGAGGTCCCGGTGGAGGAATTTACCGCTCTCTGGATGCCGGTGCGAGCTGGGAAAAGCTGGAAGGCAATGGCCTGCCCGAAGGGAATGTAGGCAAAATCGCCCTGAGCATGACTGCTGCCAAGCAGGGACGCCTTTTTGCCCTTATTGAAACCGGAGATGGCGTGCCTTTGAATGGTGAACCTACCAATAGCGGCGAATTATGGCGGTCAGAAGATCGTGGTAATTCTTTTAGCCTGATCAACTCCAACCGCAACCTTGGAGGCAGAGGGGCTTACTATACCCGCACCAAAGCCTCGCCTGATAATCCCAACGAGATTTACTTTATGGCAGCAAGCTTTTATACCAGCATAGATGGTGGGGCTACTGCTCATGCTATAGAAAGACAGAAGGCTCCCAACTGGGATCATCACGAAATGTGGATTGACCCAACTGATGGCAACCGCCAGATCGTAGTGGGAGATGGTGGCCTTGCCATCAGCCAGAACAGAGGCAAATCCTGGTTTCGCATGGAGCTTCCCATCGCACAGCTTTATCATGTTACCACCGACACTGAGATTCCATATAATGTGCTGACCAACCGGCAGGATGGTCCCTCTATGAAAGGCCCCAGCCGTAGCCGGACAAAAAGCTTTCGCGGTGTTTTTATCCCTTCCGGCATGTGGCATGACTTAGGTGGAGGAGAAAGTGGTTTTGCAACCCCTGATCCCAGCAATCCTGATATTGTATGGTCTAGCGCTTCGGGATCAGGAGCCCTGGGCGGTGTGGTTGTTCGTTATAATGAAGAGAGTAGACAATTTCGTCAGGTAGAAGTATGGCCTGAAAATACCGCGGGAAGCGCTGCCGCCGATGTAAAATATCGCTTCCAGTGGACATTCCCTTTACTTGTATCCTCCCATGACCATAACACAGTATATGTCACCAGTCAGTTTGTACACCGTACACAAAACGGGGGGCAATCCTGGGAGATTATCAGCCCCGACCTCACGCTCAATGATAAGTCCAAGCAGCAGTTTTCCGGTGGGCTAACCGGCGATAACATCGGTGTGGAATATGCGAATGTGATTTATGCTTTTGAAGAGTCTCCCCTAAAAGAAGGTTTATTCTGGGCAGGTACCAATGATGGACTGATTCATGTCAGTCGCGATAATGGAGAGAACTGGGAAAACCTGACTGCCAATGTGCCGGACATGCCTGAGTATGGGGCTGTCAGAAATATTGAAGCCTCTACGCATGAAGAAGGGACCGCTTACATGACCGTGGATGCGCATGAAATGGGTGACTTTAGGCCTTACGTCTACCGTACTACAGACTATGGTAAAAGCTGGGAGAAGATCACCCATGGCATTGAAGACTCTCAACTTAGCTACTGCCGTATGATCAAAGAAGATCCTACACGTCCTGGTTTGCTTTATCTCGGTACAGAAAACGCACTGTATGTGTCTCTTGACAATGGAGGACAGTGGCAATCACTGATGACAAACCTACCCGCCAGCCCTATGTACTGGATGGACATTCCTGAACATTTCAATGACCTGGTCGTGGGCACTTACGGTCGTGGCATCTGGATACTGGATGACCTTACTCCCATACAGCAATTTACGGATGAAGTAGCTGCATCCGACGCCCATTTATTTGCGCCCAAAGATGCCTACCGCTTTCATCCTGTAACCGGGATCATGCAATTCTTTGATGAACCCACCTTTGGTACTGACCCTCCATTCGGAGCATCGCTGAACTATTGGCTGTCTGAAGAAATGGCAGACACGATGAAAGACAGCATTTCGCTGGTCATTACAGATCAGTCAGGCGATACCCTGCGGACTATGGAGCATGAGGGAAAAGCAGGCTTCAACCGTTTATGGTGGGATTTTAATGATAACCCAACTACTGAGCTGGTGATGCGAACCAAACCCATGTATGCGGACTGGTTTCCGATGGAGGAAGACAGAACCAGAGAAGCCCCGCTCTCTCCTATGTCTAAGCTCGTACCCCCGGGAACTTATCAGGTGCATTTAATGATCGGTGATGAGGTACAGACTCAAACGATTAAAGTACTCAAAGATCCGAATTCGGAAGGCACGCTGGAAGATATTGAATTGCAAGACGAATTATTGACTAAAATCAAGCAAGACATAGAGGATATCTCACTAACGGTAAATAAAGCAGAAAAAATCCGCAGACAGTTGCTGGATTTAAAGCCTTTGCTTTCTGGAGATATGGAAGAAGTTCACCTACAACTGGCATCTGTTGATAGTACGGTCTTGGTGCTTGAAAACAAAATGATTCAACTCAAACGTACTGGTACTGGTCAGGATGGAGTACGCTTTCCGGGTATGCTATTGGAAAAACTATCTTACCTATCATCAGCCGTGGCCACAGCCGATTTCAGGCCGGCAAACCAACATGTAGAAGTATATGAAGAATTGCACGCCCGATGGGAAGCGGTGCAGGGAGAGTGGAATACTTATATGGAAGGCCCTATGAAAGAACTGATTGACACCTTACAAGACAATGAAATCGGGCCGCTTACCGTGAGCAGATAA